One Pseudonocardia sediminis DNA window includes the following coding sequences:
- a CDS encoding ABC transporter permease, which translates to MSVLNTASDAAVVAKRNLIKIKRVPDLLVFTTLSPIMFVLLFAFVFGGAIDPSGGGAGYREFLIAGIFAQTVVFGATNTGAGLAEDVKKGIIDRFRSLPMSPSAVLTGRTLSDVVNNVIVLVVMSVTGLLVGWRINTSPLEALWGFVLLLVFAYAISWIMAWVGLLIPSPEVINNASFIIIFPLTFVANTFVPLGTLPGPLKVFAEWNPVSAVTQAARELFGNPDPNPNAIPSEAWSLQHPQLYTLIWAAAVIAVFAPLATAQYRRAASR; encoded by the coding sequence ATGAGCGTCCTGAACACGGCCTCCGACGCGGCGGTCGTCGCCAAGCGGAACCTGATCAAGATCAAGCGGGTGCCGGACCTGCTGGTCTTCACAACGCTCTCGCCGATCATGTTCGTGCTGCTGTTCGCGTTCGTGTTCGGCGGCGCGATCGACCCCAGCGGCGGTGGCGCGGGCTACCGGGAGTTCCTGATCGCCGGGATCTTCGCCCAGACCGTCGTGTTCGGGGCGACGAACACCGGCGCCGGGCTCGCCGAGGACGTCAAGAAGGGCATCATCGACCGCTTCCGGTCGCTGCCCATGTCGCCGTCGGCCGTGCTGACCGGCCGGACCCTGTCCGACGTCGTCAACAACGTGATCGTGCTGGTCGTGATGTCGGTGACCGGGCTGCTCGTCGGATGGCGGATCAACACCTCGCCGCTCGAGGCCCTGTGGGGCTTCGTCCTGCTGCTGGTGTTCGCCTACGCGATCTCCTGGATCATGGCGTGGGTCGGGCTGCTCATCCCCAGCCCCGAGGTCATCAACAACGCCTCGTTCATCATCATCTTCCCGCTGACGTTCGTGGCCAACACGTTCGTCCCGCTCGGGACGCTGCCCGGCCCGCTAAAGGTCTTCGCGGAGTGGAACCCCGTCTCGGCGGTCACCCAGGCCGCCCGGGAGCTGTTCGGCAACCCCGACCCGAACCCGAACGCGATCCCGTCCGAGGCCTGGTCGCTGCAGCACCCGCAGCTCTACACGCTGATCTGGGCGGCCGCGGTGATCGCGGTGTTCGCCCCGCTCGCAACCGCGCAGTACCGCCGCGCGGCCAGCCGCTGA
- a CDS encoding ATP-binding cassette domain-containing protein encodes MADAIRATGLVKHYGSVKALDGVDLSVREGTVLGLLGPNGAGKTTAVRVLTTLLKPDAGEAEVAGVDVIANPRGVRSRIGLSGQYAAVDEYLTGYENLEMIGRLYRLGRRKSRERARELLVQFDLADAGDRPTRTYSGGMRRRLDLAGALVADPPVLLLDEPTTGLDPRSRTDLWDVIRGLVSRGTTVLLTTQYLEEADALADEIVVIDHGKVIATGTADQLKAQVGGERLEITVSDPDALAPVAELMSPLGVGAPVLDEHRRSMTMPVSGGVDVLRDALDRLRDGGVKVDDAGLRRPTLDDVFLTLTGRPTGESGSDTNAPATAEVRS; translated from the coding sequence ATGGCGGACGCGATCCGCGCCACCGGTCTGGTCAAGCACTACGGGTCGGTGAAGGCGCTCGACGGCGTCGACCTGTCCGTCCGCGAGGGCACCGTGCTGGGCCTGCTCGGCCCGAACGGCGCAGGCAAGACGACGGCGGTACGCGTGCTGACCACGCTGCTGAAACCCGACGCCGGGGAGGCCGAGGTCGCCGGCGTGGACGTCATCGCGAACCCGCGCGGGGTCCGCAGCCGGATCGGGCTCTCGGGCCAGTACGCGGCCGTCGACGAGTACCTCACCGGCTACGAGAACCTCGAGATGATCGGCCGGCTCTACCGGCTCGGTCGCAGGAAGAGCCGTGAGCGGGCCCGTGAGCTGCTCGTGCAGTTCGACCTCGCCGACGCCGGCGACCGCCCGACCCGCACCTACTCCGGCGGCATGCGCCGCCGCCTCGACCTGGCGGGGGCGCTGGTCGCCGACCCGCCGGTGCTGCTGCTCGACGAGCCGACCACCGGTCTGGACCCGCGCAGCCGCACCGACCTGTGGGACGTGATCCGCGGGCTCGTCTCCCGCGGGACGACGGTGCTGCTCACCACGCAGTACCTGGAGGAGGCCGACGCACTGGCCGACGAGATCGTGGTCATCGACCACGGCAAGGTGATCGCGACCGGCACGGCCGACCAGCTCAAGGCCCAGGTCGGCGGCGAGCGGCTGGAGATCACGGTCTCGGACCCGGACGCCCTGGCGCCGGTCGCCGAGCTGATGAGCCCGCTCGGGGTCGGCGCACCGGTCCTCGACGAGCACCGCCGGTCGATGACGATGCCGGTCTCCGGCGGGGTCGACGTGCTGCGCGACGCCCTGGACCGCCTCCGCGACGGCGGGGTCAAGGTCGACGACGCGGGCCTGCGCCGCCCGACGCTCGACGACGTGTTCCTCACCCTCACCGGACGCCCCACCGGCGAGTCCGGCTCCGACACGAACGCGCCGGCGACGGCGGAGGTGCGGTCATGA
- a CDS encoding MFS transporter → MSIATESDTTAGPTAFRVAAGAVAVTTVSVLPVFLTGALSVQLTSELGFDPSGLGLVVALYFGVSAFFSLPVGMIVERTGSRVTSRIAVVGAAVLMAALAVGARSFTSLVVLLLCGAWCNVMGQLSSNLTLARTVPDHRLGLSFGVKQAAIPTATLLAGAAVPGIALTIGWRWAYVIGAVLALCAWSLTPRANTEPPPSKPVKGQRATAALGVIGAASGLAAGTATALGIFLVASAVDRGVDPGLAGLVLTMGSVVGLSMRMLHGWLADRREEARRNENGRREGQHIAFVSGSLALGAAGFGLLAVPGAPALIIGTILAFGLGWAWPGLLQFAVVRLNPSAPAAATSIVQVGVYAGGFAGPIVFGTLAAHASFPTAWTVSAVVMLVSAALMLLGRRMLLAHAARTR, encoded by the coding sequence GTGAGCATCGCAACCGAATCCGACACCACCGCCGGACCGACCGCGTTCCGGGTGGCGGCGGGCGCCGTCGCGGTGACGACGGTGTCGGTGCTGCCGGTGTTCCTGACCGGTGCGCTGTCGGTCCAGCTCACCTCCGAGCTGGGGTTCGACCCGTCCGGCCTGGGACTGGTGGTGGCGCTCTACTTCGGCGTCAGCGCGTTCTTCTCGCTGCCGGTCGGCATGATCGTCGAGCGGACCGGCTCGCGGGTGACGAGCCGGATCGCCGTCGTCGGCGCGGCCGTGCTGATGGCCGCGCTCGCGGTCGGGGCGCGCAGCTTCACCTCGCTGGTGGTGCTGCTGCTGTGCGGGGCCTGGTGCAACGTGATGGGGCAGCTGTCGTCGAACCTGACGCTGGCGCGGACGGTGCCCGACCACCGGCTGGGACTGTCGTTCGGCGTCAAGCAGGCGGCCATCCCGACCGCGACGCTGCTCGCCGGCGCCGCCGTCCCGGGCATCGCGCTGACGATCGGGTGGCGCTGGGCCTACGTGATCGGCGCCGTGCTGGCCCTGTGCGCGTGGAGCCTGACGCCCAGGGCGAACACCGAGCCGCCACCGTCGAAGCCGGTCAAGGGTCAGCGGGCGACGGCCGCGCTCGGCGTGATCGGCGCCGCCTCCGGGCTGGCCGCCGGCACCGCGACGGCGCTGGGCATCTTTCTCGTCGCCTCGGCCGTGGACCGCGGCGTCGACCCGGGTCTGGCCGGGCTGGTGCTGACCATGGGCAGCGTCGTGGGTCTGAGCATGCGGATGCTGCACGGCTGGCTGGCGGACCGCCGAGAGGAGGCTCGCCGGAACGAGAATGGGCGCCGCGAGGGGCAGCACATCGCGTTCGTGTCCGGGAGTCTGGCCTTGGGTGCGGCCGGGTTCGGGCTGCTCGCCGTGCCGGGCGCGCCCGCGCTGATCATCGGCACGATCCTGGCGTTCGGGCTGGGCTGGGCCTGGCCGGGGCTGCTGCAGTTCGCGGTGGTGCGGCTCAACCCGTCGGCCCCGGCGGCGGCGACGTCGATCGTGCAGGTCGGGGTGTACGCGGGCGGGTTCGCCGGTCCGATCGTGTTCGGGACCCTGGCCGCGCACGCCTCGTTCCCGACGGCGTGGACGGTCTCGGCGGTGGTCATGCTCGTCTCCGCCGCGCTGATGCTGCTCGGACGACGGATGCTTCTCGCACACGCCGCTCGCACGCGCTGA